Proteins found in one Geomonas subterranea genomic segment:
- a CDS encoding integrase domain-containing protein yields MGKHAQKLKHEARGIIGKNWSAASLTREKLLGNLDRIAEFAAAKGYQHISQIGGRFVTDFFEHLKAGGRSPSTISGYATALRTLAAAIGKVNIVPRTNESLGGSRAGTRLQPKEPDIEKLIEVREKLYTKAQWLGIAHDIRAVFGVRAKESLLTRTTFVDARGRTLLQVEGTKGGRPRNLTVDTPEKGSVVAQLREHLAATGGKSLIPARMSLKEAYSFQKNSLHRLGATKANNANAHLARHAYAQALKEAGVDRAAIAQDLGHGRIDVISHYCRK; encoded by the coding sequence CGGTATTATTGGCAAAAACTGGTCGGCAGCGTCGCTTACTCGGGAAAAACTTCTTGGGAACCTCGATCGAATCGCCGAGTTTGCTGCTGCTAAGGGCTACCAGCACATTTCGCAAATCGGGGGGCGTTTTGTGACCGACTTTTTTGAACACCTTAAGGCTGGTGGGAGGTCCCCATCTACCATCAGCGGCTACGCCACGGCCCTGAGAACCCTTGCGGCCGCCATTGGGAAGGTCAACATCGTCCCCCGCACTAACGAATCTCTCGGAGGTTCCAGAGCCGGCACGCGGCTCCAGCCAAAAGAACCGGATATTGAAAAACTCATAGAGGTACGCGAGAAGCTTTACACCAAAGCACAATGGCTGGGAATTGCACACGATATTCGTGCCGTTTTTGGTGTACGAGCTAAAGAAAGTCTCCTCACCCGGACCACTTTTGTGGATGCCCGTGGACGAACGCTTCTCCAGGTCGAGGGCACGAAGGGGGGACGACCTAGAAACCTTACCGTAGATACGCCTGAAAAAGGATCAGTTGTGGCCCAGTTGCGTGAGCACTTGGCCGCAACTGGTGGTAAATCCCTTATTCCTGCAAGGATGTCGCTGAAGGAGGCATATTCTTTCCAGAAAAACAGCCTCCACCGCCTTGGGGCGACGAAAGCCAATAATGCCAACGCCCACTTGGCTCGTCATGCCTATGCGCAGGCGCTTAAGGAGGCAGGCGTTGACCGAGCAGCCATAGCTCAGGATTTAGGACATGGGCGAATCGACGTTATTTCTCATTACTGCAGAAAGTGA